A window from Solanum stenotomum isolate F172 chromosome 7, ASM1918654v1, whole genome shotgun sequence encodes these proteins:
- the LOC125871167 gene encoding uncharacterized protein LOC125871167, translated as MDDHPIHKIQISGTTLASVLHRFFSSTGDIHGLLFGHVSFSTTISLSDDPTSNFSSVTAMNSTSSSGADGPTLTATITDFLSIPSHFPLPLQHKHREEPSSVLLGWFSGRRKTPLRPSLKDSTTTISISSSASHSFTPQNSPYPLSLPPSLFLLLSTPFQEQLIHTHEYKAFQYRISTDSFDPKSLDVINIGPSFRSHYGSFSPISPFPSMTCDLRGPNAMAEDEKAETLVGIKRGLKDQKELDLCAEGFEIGRLSKLMGSDSSNYTAELEHLYDKMLLKLDSLARSVETSSAKVLEQEKHNMKLRYKIAGLE; from the exons ATGGACGATCACCCTATACACAAGATTCAAATCTCCGGTACTACTCTAGCCTCTGTTCTCCACCGTTTCTTCTCATCTACCGGTGACATCCACGGTTTACTCTTCGGCCACGTGTCATTTTCCACCACCATCTCTCTCTCCGATGACCCCACGTCCAATTTCTCCTCAGTAACCGCCATGAACTCCACCTCATCTTCCGGCGCTGATGGACCAACTCTTACCGCCACCATCACCGATTTCCTCTCCATCCCTTCTCACTTTCCCCTCCCCTTACAGCATAAGCACCGTGAGGAACCTTCCTCCGTCCTTCTAGGGTGGTTTTCCGGTCGCCGGAAAACCCCTTTGAGACCCTCTTTGAAGGATTCTACTACTACCATTTCTATCTCTTCCTCTGCTTCTCACTCTTTTACCCCTCAAAATTCTCCGTATCCACTTTCGCTGCCGCCATCTTTGTTCCTTCTGTTATCGACGCCGTTTCAGGAACAACTGATTCATACCCATGAGTACAAAGCTTTCCAATACCGTATTTCGACTGATTCATTTGACCCCAAAAGCTTAGATGTTATCAATATTGGTCCTTCGTTTCGATCCCATTATGGTTCTTTCAGTCCTATTTCACCATTTCCTTCAATGACATGTGACTTGAGGGGACCTAATGCAATGGCAGAGGATGAAAAGGCCGAAACCTTGGTGGGTATTAAGAGGGGTTTGAAGGATCAGAAGGAATTGGATTTATGTGCTGAGGGTTTTGAAATTGGGAGATTGAGCAAGTTGATGGGCTCAGATTCATCAAATTATACTGCTGAATTGGAGCATTTATATGATAAAATGCTTCTTAAGCTTGACAGTTTGGCTAGATCGGTGGAAACGAGCTCTGCTAAGGTTCTTGAACAG GAAAAACATAACATGAAATTAAGGTACAAAATTGCAGGCTTGGAATGA